The window ATTAAGGTATATCATCTTTATTTATCAATCTTGAAATTAGGGTTGTTATAATGGATGAATTGGGGATTTATGAAATGTATTATGAACCTAGTTTAAAAGTTGAATAATAATCTTGGAATCTTATAATACATAGTTAGTAGtgatatataaaagtatgtatgtgtattttcaagaagaaaccaATATTCATTACATGTATGTGATAGGAATTTGGTTAGTGATTGAATTGAGATGATGTTTGGTATAACATTACTATACTAATTGATGTTAAGATCATGTTGAAAACAGCCCCTAATATgtatattaagttaatattaTCAAATGGAAGTGTCATAAACTTGTTTGAGTTGATTTAAGAGTGTTTTTGTGCAAACTCGAAATTTGATCAACAACTTTAATGAAAAATGTGTCATTTTAAAGTGCTTATAACTTTCAATCCGTAAATTCGTAGGAGTCATGTAACCTGTCGTTTGAAAGGTATGCGAGTCAAGTTTCATATGCAATTGGTTTTAGATCCAGTTAACTTTTAAGTAAGTTAAATATGCTAAAACTTACAGCTGGTCAAATCTAGTTTTACAGTGAAAATCAGAATCTGTTTTTGACATTGTAACGTGTAAAACTCctctttaaaaaataatcactttttgATTCCTAAAACGAAAAGCTAGGTATATGTGTTAAGTtgaagtggccactggaatgagttTAAAATGTGAGTAGAACTcgagatatgaatttttgaagtaAGTGTGgtcattttgaattttcaacAAAAACGATTATGGTCAGTTTTTAAAACGAGTATATCACACTTATACGGATCAATATTGTGTTGGTGACTGAAGATAAATGTACCTAAATGTGTTACGTAGAAGTGGCCACTGAaatgaggtcaaaatatggtgtagaactcaagttacggtcatttgaagtcagtaaggccaaaactattttttaatgaaaacaacagcagtgttggtttttaaaacgaccagaagtcatctttgaaagacAATTCATATATTGGtcactaaatataaaaatgtaggTTTATGTGTCATataaatttggccactggaatcaagtaaaaagagttaatagaacttgagttatgctCATTTGAAGGCAACCTAGTCAAATATAAAAATGGGGATTTTGTGATAAAAGTGAGTTTGGCATTATGATAATGATTAAGAGATATATGTTATGTGAaccaacccaagattaatataagattgtaaatgatgggttgggtgttgaaatgctagtgattatggctTGACGgcctagtatgtgattgatgatccaATATGCGTTTATGATTTGTTGTTAGGTTGAAGCATACATATTTTGTGTTCTTGCAGTCATCTTGAGTTATGATTTTggttgttgcggaggaggtgagttttcTTGCATCCTTTTAATATGGTctgggtcaattaccatatgatggtagTTCCGTGTGTGCAATTGTAATATATTCATTGCAGAGAATTGCTTAAAACGAGAAAGAATGGCTGGTTCCcgtcttatttttttttgacaaagcTGGAAAAAATATGCAGTAATGAGAATTTTCTTTAGAAGATAAACCGAGAACAAAGGGAAGAAGTTCAAACAAATTTTGGAACTAGTATGCCACTAAAGTTTACCATATATTTTTAATCAGAAAAGGGTATAAGTTAGCTTATATTAATATTGCATATATAGATGCAAATTAAGTAGCTTTGAGCTTGTCATCGTTACCTCCAGTTGTTGAACAACCAAATCCATTGAGGGTCGCAAGACCCTTTCTTTATGCAAACATTTATATGCAATATCTGAAAACCTCTTCAAAGAAGCGAAGTCCACTTCCTTCATCAAATAGGGATCAATAATCTCATATAACCTTTTTCCTTCGTAGTAGCGTTGGGCTATTTCGGCAAGGTATTGATATTTATTGTCTACTTTCGTAACGGCCAACCTCCCACATAAGACTTCAAACATCACCACACCAAATGAAAAAATATCAGATCCTTTGGTCAGGACTCCAGTTTGAATGTATGTGGGATCACAATAGCCATGTGTACCAGAAGCATTCGTAATTACATAAGAGTCACCTTCATTTGCACGACCTATTTTGGAAAGTCCAAGATCTGTAATCATCGCTTTCCACTCATGACCTATTAGAATATTTGCACTCTTAATATCTCTATGGATAACTCGATGGTTTGTTGCAACGCGGTTGTGAAGATAATCTAAACCACGGGCCATGTCAAGGCATATACTAATTCTTTGCTCCCATGTTAGTTGAATAGTAGTTTTGGGCGCATTCAGATATTTGTCAAGGCTTCCATGCTCCGCATACTCATAAATAAGGATCCTTTCACCAGCTTCATCACAGAAACCAAGTAGGGAGACTATGTTAGGATGTTTATAACG is drawn from Erigeron canadensis isolate Cc75 unplaced genomic scaffold, C_canadensis_v1 Conyza_canadensis_unscaffolded:51, whole genome shotgun sequence and contains these coding sequences:
- the LOC122584594 gene encoding receptor-like protein kinase FERONIA, coding for MDYLNFYIFARVAFSVAEEWTQKPSDKTSYTPIILPYVLISIEMKSITKTSGEFCWSNITSLILDRNCLFYMNNPTDVERPSKDLFIPFQVIEKATNDFTTVLGKGGYGVVYKGELLLLGQLTSVAIKRLDSNISGQGIKEFLTEIQLLSRYKHPNIVSLLGFCDEAGERILIYEYAEHGSLDKYLNAPKTTIQLTWEQRISICLDMARGLDYLHNRVATNHRVIHRDIKSANILIGHEWKAMITDLGLSKIGRANEGDSYVITNASGTHGYCDPTYIQTGVLTKGSDIFSFGVVMFEVLCGRLAVTKVDNKYQYLAEIAQRYYEGKRLYEIIDPYLMKEVDFASLKRFSDIAYKCLHKERVLRPSMDLVVQQLE